The following DNA comes from Methanothermus fervidus DSM 2088.
GATTTTTAATACTATTGCAATTCCAATTCCCATACTTAACAAAAAAATTCTAAACAACGTATTAATAAAAAATTCAAAAATACCATTACCAATATTAGATGTCAATGATAGGAGAGAAATAGGAAAAATAACTTACGCTGATGTTTGGAATGGTGTGGATAAAAGACCTAAATATAAAAAAGATAAATGTTTAAAGTGTAAAGAATGTAAAATTGAAAAAATCTGTCCTACAGATGCCTTTAAACCTAAAGAAGGTATAGACTTTAAAAAATGTTTTGGCTGTTCAGTATGTGCACATCATTGTAAGGCCATTGAGATGAAAACTGGTGTTGTTGAATTTAATTCAGCTAAAATACCAGTTACATGTAGACAATCTGACATAAAGAGAGCAGAAAAATTGTCTTTAGAACTAAAAAAGAGGATAGAAAATGGAGAATTTTACTTATGATCTTATAATTGCAAGATATGGTGAAATTGGTATAAAAAGTCCAAAAGTGCGAAAAAAATTTGAAAATAAATTGGTTCAAAATATCAAATCTTCTTTAAATGCAGATATCTATATTGAAGACGGTAGAATATTTATTTATCCAAAAAATTTTAAAAAGGCTTTAAAATCTTTAAAAAGAATATTTGGAATCGTATCGTTTTCTCCAGCCATCAAAACATCTGCAGAATTCAATGAAATAAAAAATAAATTAGTAGATTATGTACGGAGATTAGGGATAAATAAAAAAATGTCATTTGCAATAAGACCACGTAGGGTAGGTAATCATGAATTTACTAGTCAGGATCTAGCAGAATTTGCTGGAGATGTAGTAGTTAAAGAAACTGGTGCAAAGGTAGATTTAGACAATCCTGACATTGAAATTTTCATTGAAGTGAGACATGAGAACTCATATATATATCATGAAATTGTGGAAGGACCAGGTGGCTTGCCTGTTGGAACCCAAGGTAAAGTAATAGGGTTGTTATCAGGAGGTATTGATTCTCCTGTGGCTTTATATCTTATGATGAAAAGAGGATGTTCTGTAACTGCATTACATTTTGATATACGACCTTTTACAATAGATGGAAATATAAAAAAAGTTAAAAAAATTTCAGAAGTTTTAGAATCATACTCTAGTGGAGAATTCGAATTATTAATTCTAAAATATGGCGATGTCCTTAAAAAAATTAAAAAAATTGCAGGAAAATCAACATGTATTGTATGTAGACATTTAATGTATAAAATTGCAGAAAAAATTGCAAAGAAGAAAAATGCACATGCAATTGTAGATGGAAGTAGTTTAGGCCAGGTTGCATCACAAACATTGCCAAACATACTTACAACACATTATGGAATTGAAATTCCAATTTTAAGTCCACTTATTGGTATGGATAAAACTGAAATACGAAAGATAGCTGAAAAAATAGGGACATATGAAATATCTTGTGAAAGTCCCGACATATGTAAAGCAGTCCCTAAACATCCTGTAACTTACTCTACACCAAAAAAACTAACATCAATATTAGATAGAATGGATGTTGATGAAATCCTTAAAAAATATTAGCGGTGATAAAATGAAAGGAGCTATTGGTTTAGTGTTTTATTCA
Coding sequences within:
- a CDS encoding thiamine biosynthesis/tRNA modification protein ThiI (COGs: COG0301 Thiamine biosynthesis ATP pyrophosphatase~InterPro IPR004114: IPR020536: IPR003720~KEGG: mth:MTH1685 hypothetical protein~PFAM: Thiamine biosynthesis protein-like; THUMP domain protein~SPTR: O27720 Probable thiamine biosynthesis protein thiI~TIGRFAM: thiamine biosynthesis/tRNA modification protein ThiI~PFAM: Thiamine biosynthesis protein (ThiI); THUMP domain~TIGRFAM: thiazole biosynthesis/tRNA modification protein ThiI) — its product is MENFTYDLIIARYGEIGIKSPKVRKKFENKLVQNIKSSLNADIYIEDGRIFIYPKNFKKALKSLKRIFGIVSFSPAIKTSAEFNEIKNKLVDYVRRLGINKKMSFAIRPRRVGNHEFTSQDLAEFAGDVVVKETGAKVDLDNPDIEIFIEVRHENSYIYHEIVEGPGGLPVGTQGKVIGLLSGGIDSPVALYLMMKRGCSVTALHFDIRPFTIDGNIKKVKKISEVLESYSSGEFELLILKYGDVLKKIKKIAGKSTCIVCRHLMYKIAEKIAKKKNAHAIVDGSSLGQVASQTLPNILTTHYGIEIPILSPLIGMDKTEIRKIAEKIGTYEISCESPDICKAVPKHPVTYSTPKKLTSILDRMDVDEILKKY